The stretch of DNA GTGTCGCATCTCACCGCCGGCGTGTTTCCCTCGCGGACCGCGTCCGGGTCCTGGCTCGGAGCGGTCGGTGAGCTGCCGCCGTCGCTGCGCGGCGACCGGGCGCGGCCGGGCGAGTCGGCCGACGGCGTGCCCGTCCTCGAACTGGAGAACCTGTACGACCGGAAAGACCTCGAAGAGGCGGTGAAGGCGCACAAGTCGGCGCTGGCGGCCCGCAGGCTGGACGAGGACCGCCGGCTGTTCTACGTCGCGCTCACCCGCACCGAACGGGTGCTGTTCGCGTCGGGTCACCACTGGGCAGAATCCGGAACCGAGCCCAAGGGGCCGTCGGAGTTCCTCACCGAACTGCGCGACACGGTGACGGGCGAGGAGCACGAGGGTATCGGGGTCGTCGACCTCTGGGCGCCCGCGCCCGAACCCGAGGAGCAGAACCCGCTGACCAGTACCCCCAAGTCTGCTGTCTGGCCGCGGGATCCGCTCGGGCTTCGCCGGGAGGCGGTCGAGCGTGGTGCGGCGCTGGTCGTCGCGGCACTGAGGAACGCCGGCAAGCAGTCGCCGGCCGGCGAGGACGAGGATCCCGAGAACTGGGCCGCCGACGTCGACGCTCTCCTCGCGGAGCGGGAAGCGCGGGCGAACGCCCGCGCGGAGGTGGTGTTACCCGGCCAGTTGTCGGTGAGCCAGCTCGTCGAACTCGAGGCCGACCCGGACGCCCTGGCCGCCCGGCTGCGGCGGCCGCTGCCGTTCCCGCCGAACCCGCTCGCCCGGCGCGGAACCGCGTTCCACGCCTGGGTGGAGCGCCGCTTCGGGGCTACCCGGCTTCTCGATCTCGACGAGCTGCCCGGTGCCGCCGACACGGGTGCGGGCCCGGACGCCGATCTCGCGACGCTGCAGGACGCGTTTCTCCGCTCGCCGTGGGCCGACCGCAACCCGACGGAGGTCGAGGTGCCGTTCGAGACCTCGGTGGCGGGGACCGTGCTGAGGGGACGGATCGACGCGGTGTTCACCGACCCCGACGGCGGGTGGACGGTGATCGACTGGAAGACCGGCGCCGAACCGAGCGCGGCCAACGAGAAGGCCGTCGTGATGCAGCTCGCCGCGTACCGGCTGGCGTGGGCCGAACTGATGGACGTTCCGATCGAGCGGGTGCGCGCCGCGTTCCACTACGTGCGGACCGGACGGACGATCGCGCCGGACCGCCTGCCCGGCGCCGACGCGCTCGCCCGTCTCCTCCGTACCGCCGGCGCAGGCGAACCGGATCCCGCCGGCGGTGGTCCCGAAGACGAGCTCAGGCCTGACGCCGAGCCTTGAGAGCCTCGGTGACCAACGGGATCTGCAGCGGAAGACGCAGCAGCGCACCGGTTTTCTGCACGTTCGTCGTTTTCGGGCTCTTCAGCCAGTCCACTGCCATGTTGATGTTGGCGGGGAAGACGGCGACGAACAGCAGTGCGGCGAGACCGCCACCGAGCCTGCGGGTGCGCGGCACGGCGAGCGCGGTGCCGACGGCGAGTTCGGCGACCCCGGACACGTAGGTGTAGGTGCGGGCGTCGCCCGGCAGCTGTGTGGGGATGGTGGAATCGAAGAACTTCGGGGCGACGAAGTGCATCGTGCCCGCCCCCAGCAGCAGCGCGGCGAGGCGGAGTGCGGGCTTCTGGCTCGGTCGTGGTGTGAGGCTCTCTCGTTGCATGACGCCAGCTTGCCCGAACCACCCGGTTCGCGACAACGAGGCTCCGACGTGTCACAGGTGGGACAATCGGGGTTAGGCTGCCAGCCGATGTCGGAGTTCAGTGCAACGTGGAGACGAACATATGGCCGGTAGGCTGCGTGAGAGATTGAGCAGGTCGGACACCCTCACCGACCGGCCGGACTTCGCGTTGGTGGGTGTGCTCCGGATTCCGGAGTTGCAGACGAGTCCGGCGCGGGCGATATACCGCCGGGTGGGGATCGCCCTGTCGGCGTTGGCGTTGGCGGTGCTCATCGTCTACATCGACCGGGCGGGCTACCGCGACGCGCAGGACAACGAACTGTCGTTGCTCGACTGTATTTACTACGCGACGGTGTCGTTGTCGACCACGGGATACGGCGACATCACGCCGTTCACGCCGTCGGCGAGGCTCGTCAACGTTCTCCTGATCACGCCTCTTCGAATCTTCTTCCTCATCGTCCTGGTCGGTACGACCCTCTCCGCGCTGACGGAGAGCTCCCGGCAGGCGTTCAAAATTCAGCGTTGGAGGCAGCACGTGCGCAATCACACCGTGGTGATCGGCTACGGAACCAAGGGACGCACCGCGATCGACGCGATGCTCGGCGACGACGTTCCGCCGTCGGAGATCGTGGTCGTGGACACCGACCACGCCGTGCTCGACTCGGCGGCCAGCAAGGGCCTGGTCACGGTCCACGGATCCGCCACCAAATCGGACGTGCTGCGGTTGGCGGGCGCGCAGAACGCGTCGGCGATCATCGTCGCCGCCAACCGCGACGACACCGCGGTGCTGGTGACGCTGACGGCTCGCGAGATCGCACCGAAGGCGAAGATCGTCGCCGCGATCCGCGAATCCGAGAACACGCATCTGCTCCGGCAGTCCGGCGCCGACTCGGTGGTCGTGTCCTCCGAGACCGCGGGCCGGCTCCTCGGCATCGCCACGAAGACGCCGAGCGTCGTCGAGATGATGGAGGACCTCCTGACTCCGGAGGCGGGTTTCGCGATCGCGGAGCGTCTCGTGGAGCGGGACGAGATCGGCGGCTCCCCACGACACCTCGCGGACATCGTGCTCGGTGTGGTGCGGGACGGGCGGCTGATCCGGGTCGGCTCGCCGGAGGTCGATTCGATCGAGGAGAACGACCGACTGCTGTACATCCGTCGGGTCGCCAACTGATCGGCAGTAGTGTCGACGGCGTGACTGCATTCCGGCTCAACGACACCCCGCTCCTGTCCCGCTCCGCCGTCGGGCGGGCCGAGGAACTGCGTTCGGACACGGACGCGCTGCGGACGGGCTGGCGGGATGCGCTGCTGCTGCGCGTCAATCACCGCGGGCAGGTGCGGGTAGGGGACGACGGTCTGGTGTTCGCGGAGGCCACCGAACTCGGCCCCGAACCGAAGCCGGGGGCGGTGTTCCTCGGTATCCGCAAGGACCGGCACGTGTGGGCGGTGCGGGTGCAGGCGCTCACGGGCGAGCTCGCCGATCTCCGGATTCTGGGCGGCACACTGGACGACGCCGACGCCGGTGTGCTCACCGGCGCCCTCGCCATGCTCAACTGGCACGACAGCGCGGGCTTCAGTGCGCTCGACGGCGCGGCGTCGGAGCCGACGATGTCGGGTTGGTCGCGGATCTCGACGAGCACCGGGCACGAGGAATTTCCCCGCACCGATCCGGCGGTCATCTGCCTCGTGCACGACGGCGGAGACCGTGTGCTCCTGGCCCGGCAACCCACGTGGCCGCCGCGGCGGTTCTCGATCCTCGCCGGGTTCGTCGAGGCCGGTGAGTCCCTCGAGACGTGCGTCGTCCGGGAGATCAAGGAAGAGGTGGGCGTCGACGTCCGTGACGTGCGCTACCTCGGCAGCCAGCCGTGGCCGTTCCCCCGTTCGGTGATGATCGGGTTCGCGGCCGTCGGCGACCCCGACGCCCCGCTGACGTTCGCGGACGGCGAGATCGCCGAGGCCCGGTGGTTCACCCGGGACGAGGTGCGCACGGCACTCGAACTCGGCGACTGGGCGTCGGACACCGACGCCACGCTGCTGCTCCCGGGCTCGATCTCCATCGCGCGTGGAATCATCGAGTCCTGGGCGGCGGCAGCGACGGAGTCCTAGACGCCGAGAAGCTGCTTGACCTGCGCCAACGACGGGTTGGTTGCGGTGCTGCCGTCGGCGAACTTGACGGTGGGCACGACGTGGTTGCCGCCGTTGACGCTGCCGACGAACTCCGCCGACGCCGGATCGTCCTCGATGTCGATCTCCACGTAGCCGATGCCGGATTCGTCCAGCTGCGTCTTCAGGCGCCGGCAGTAGCCGCACCAGGTGGTGGAGTAGATGGTCAGGGCCGGGGTGTCGGTAGCAGTCACGGCGCATATAACACCACGAGCCCGTCGTGTGTTCCCACTGCGGTGTCGTCCGCTTCGCGCCGGGTGCGTTCATGCGCTTCGCGCCGTGGGTGTTCGTCCGCTTCGCGCCGTGTCGGTCGCCCCTGTCATGATGGACGCCATGTCAGCAGCCGGCGCAGCAGAGGTGACGACTACCGGTCTCGACCCCGAACAGTCCGCAGCGGTCCTCGCTCCCCGGGGGCCGGTGTGCGTGCTGGCGGGCGCCGGAACAGGCAAGACCCGGACCATCACCCGGCGGATCGCGCACCTCGTGGCCAGTGGGCACGTCGCCGCGGGGCAGGTGCTGGCGGTGACGTTCACGGCGCGCGCGGCAGGTGAGATGCGCGGCCGGCTGCGCAGCCTGGGAATCGGCGACGGGGGAGCGCAGGTTCAGGCGCGCACGTTCCACGCGGCCGCGCTGCGGCAGCTGCGGTACTTCTGGCCGCAGGTGGTCGGCGACACGGAATGGCGGCTGCTGGACCGCAAGTTCGCGGTCGTGTCGTCCGCCGCCGGGAGAGTCGGCCTGTCCACGAGCACGGAAAGTATCCGAGACCTGGCGAGCGAGATCGAGTGGGCCAAGGCCTCGCTGATCGCGCCCGAGGACTACCCGCGCGCGGTGGCGAAGTTGCGCCGGGAAGCGCCGGTCGACGCCGCCAAGGTCGCCGAGGTGTATCACGGCTACGAACAGCTCAAGGCTCGCGGCCAGGACGGAATGCTTCTCGATTTCGACGACCTCCTGCTCCACACGGCGGCGGCACTCGAAGAACATTCGGCCGTCGCTGAGGAGTTCCGCGACCGCTATCGCTGCTTCGTCGTCGACGAGTACCAGGACGTCACCCCGCTGCAGCAGCGTGTCCTCGACGCGTGGCTCGGGGAGCGGGACGACCTCACCGTCGTCGGCGACGCCAACCAGACCATCTACTCGTTCACCGGCGCCACACCGAATTACCTGCTCGACTTCTCGCGCCGGTTCCCCGAGGCCACCGTCGTGCGCCTCGAGCGCGACTACCGTTCGACCCCCGAGGTGGTGTCGATGGCGAACCGGGTGATCGGAGCGGCGCGCGGCCGGATCGCGGGCACCCGTCTGCAACTGATCGGGCAGCGCGACTCCGGGCCGGAACCGAGTTTCGTCGAGTTCGACGACGAACCGGCCGAGGCCGCCGGGGTGGCGCGCACCATCAAGCGGCTCATCGCGTCCGGCACTCCGGCGGCGGAGATCGCGGTCCTGTACCGGATCAACGCCCAGTCCGAGGTGCACGAGCAGGCGCTGACGAAACTCGACATCCCGTACCAGGTGCGGGGCGGAGAGGGCTTCTTCACCCGCACCGAGGTGCGTCAGGCCGTGGCGGCGCTGCGTCAGGCCGCGGGCCGCGACGACCTGCCCGACGCGGTCGGCGCCGACCTGGTCACGCTCGTGCGCGCGGTCCTCGTCCCGCTGGGGCTCACGGACGCCGAACCGGCGGGTGCGCAGGCCCGCGAGCGATGGGCCTCCCTGTCGGCGCTCGTCGCGCTCACCGAGGAACAGCTGACCCAGGATCCGGAATTGACGCTCGACGCGCTGTTGCGTGAGCTGAGCCTGCGGGCGGAGGCGCGGCACCCACCCGTCGTGCAGGGTGTGACCCTCGCGTCCCTGCACGCCGCGAAGGGCCTCGAATGGGACGCCGTGTTCCTCGTCGGCCTCACCGACGGAACGCTGCCCATCCAGCACGTGCTCGGCGACTCCAACTCGGCGCCCGACGAAGCGGCCGTCGAGGAGGAGCGCCGGCTGCTGTACGTCGGCGTCACCCGCGCCCGCGAGCACCTGCAGATGTCCTGGGCGCTGTCCCGGAACGAAGGCGGGCGCAAGTCGCGGCGCCGTTCGCGGTTCCTGCACGGACTCATCCCCGAAGACTCACCGGCCTCCCGGATCGCGGCGCCAGTCAAGAGCAACAAGAAGCGTCCACGGTGCCGGCTCTGCGGAAAACCGCTGATCGGGACGACCGCGACCATGCTCGGCCGCTGCGAGGGATGCCCGTCGAACGTCGACGTGGAGCTGCTCGACTCGCTGCGGTCGTGGCGGCTCGAGAAGTCGAGGGAGCTGAAGGTCCCGGCGTACGTGGTGTTCAGCGACAACACGTTGACGGCTCTCGCGGAGCAACGCCCGCAGGACGACCGCGGACTCGTCGCGATTCCCGGGATCGGCGCGAAGAAGCTCGAGCAGTTCGGCGAAGACGTCCTCGGTGTGATCAAGGGAAGCGGCAGTCGCTGAACGACTCCCGCGCGCGTGGCAGGTAACACGCATCACCGCAGGTCAAAAATAGGTTGTGCGGTTCCGGAGAATTGCCTACTGTGGTTTCAGTGCGCGGGGAGACCCGTGTGGTTCACATCGGATCGAGAAGAAATGGAGGTGGCAGTGAAATGACGAAGTTCCAAGCACATGAGTCGGCAGTCGCTGCTGCCTCCGCGCTGTTCGGCATGAACGCGGCGGAACAGGCACCGGCGATTGTCTGGTCGGCAGCCCGTCGTCGTCCCGCAACAGCAGTCGAGTCCGTGTATCGGAGTTGTCGAGGAATTCCTCGGTAGAGCAACTCCCACCGTCTTTTCAAGGCCACGGACCCGCATCGCGGACCGTGGCCTTCGTAGTTCGAGCACCTTTTCCGCTCGCAGCCTCGGCTCTGGTTCGCACCCGTTTCATCGAACCGAAGAGAATAACCGTCGCAATGAGAGCAGAGGAGAACGACGTGTCTACCGTGACATGCCGAGGGGTATCCGAAACCTCAACCGCCACAAGCGGATTTGTTCAGATTGTTTCCGCACGTGGTGACCTGCCGTGCCGGGTCGACGACCCCGACCTGTGGTTTGCGGACTCTCCCACCGAGCTGGAGCAGGCGAAGGCGCTGTGCGCGTCCTGCCCGATCCGCTCCCGCTGCCTCGACGCTGCCCTCGACCGAGGTGAGCCGTGGGGCGTGTGGGGTGGGGAGATCTTCGACCAGGGTGTCGTGATCGCCCGCAAGCGTGGCCGTGGACGCCCCCGCAAGACGCCGGCTCTGGTCTGTGCGTAGCACCTGTGAGTACTTGTTAACCGCCCGCGGTTAACAAGTACTCACAGGCCGGAGGAATCGGCGAACCCGGGGAGCCACCGCGTGAGGATCGCCATGTACGGCGCGTACGCGTCCAGTTGAGCGCAGATTCCCACCGAGCCGACGAGAACCCGGAAGATCATCAGATACTCGGCGGGCAGATTCAGTGCGCGCGCGGTTCGGAACTGCGCACTGTTGAAGTCGGTCGCGGAACCCGCCGCCTTCTGCAGCCAGGCGCGGGTGAAGTGGAACGATTCGGTACGGATCGGATCGGTGACGGGACGCAGGTAGTCCGCGATCTCCTTGTCGGTCACCGTTCTGCCCGGCAGGACGAATCCATTGGCGTGCAGCAACTCCGTCAATTCGTCGAACTGCTCGTGGAGCGCCAGCCGGACCATCGCCCCGAGCACCGGTGGTAGACCGTGCGGAAAGGGCGCCGCGGCACCGAAATCGATGACCCCCAGGCGGCCGTCGCTGTGCAGCATGAAGTTACCCGGATGCGGGTCGCAGTGGAGCAGGCCGACGCGGGCGGGGGAGGCGAAGTGGAACTCCGCGAGCAGTGCGCCTGCGGTGTTGCGTTCCTCGGGGGTGCCGTCGGAGATGATGGCCGACAGCGGTTTCGCCGACATCCATTCGGTGACCACCACCTTGGGGGCACTGGCGACGACGTGCGGAATCGCGAACTGCGGATCCCCGTCGTACACCTTCGCGAAGCGGCGCTGATTGTTCGCCTCGATCCGGTAGTCGAGCTCTTCCTCGGTGCGGGCGGTGAATTCGTCGATGACGGGTCGCACGTCGACCCCGGGCATGACCGAGGCGAACAGTCCCGCGAACCGTCCGAGTGTCTTCAGGTCGGCGCGCAGCGCTTCGTCGGCGCCGGGGTACTGCACCTTGACGGCGACGTCGCGGCCGTCGGCCCACACGGCGCGGTGCACCTGGCCGATGCTGGCCGACGCGGTGGGGGTGTCGTCGAACGACTGGAACCGCTCACGCCATTTGGTGCCCAGCTGCTGGTCGAGCATCTTGTGAACGGCCCGCGCGGGCAGTGGGGGTGCCTGTGCCTGCAGCTTGTTCAGCGATTCACGGTACGGTTCCGCGAACTCCTCGGGGATCGCCGCCTCCATGACGCTGAGCGCCTGGCCGAGTTTCATGGCGCCGCCCTTCAGTTCGCCGAGGACGGCGAACAGTTGCTCGGCGGCCCTCGCGCTCAGCTGCGCATCGATCTCGTCCCTGTCGCCGCCGGTCAGTTTCCGGCCGAACCCCATCGCGGCACGTCCCGCGATCCCCAACGGGATGCTCGCGAGTTTGGCGGTGCGGGCAGAACTCCTGCGGGGGATGTCGGGCACCCCACCATCATGCATCATCACCGATGCCGGTTCGATTCGCCCACGGCGGGTGCCAGATACGTGCAGCTGCAACTCGCCTGCCTCGGCCATCGCCGCGTCACCAGCCGGTGTGCCCCCAGATCGATCTCGAGCGTGGCGTCGAGACTGCTGGGCGGCGCGCCACGCGGGGCGGACAGGACGACCTCGAGTTGGCCGAGGGCGACCGCTGCCGTGGCCATGATCACCGCGGGACTCGCGTGCCCGACCGTCCCGAGGAGCTGAGCGGACAGGTACGGCCAGTCCTCGTCGTACGCGGAGCGGAGCAGGTCGGCGCACCGCAGGCAACTCGTGTGGCCCGGCAGTACGAGCGGACCGACCACACCGCGACCGTCCCGCAGCCGGACCTGCAGGTGCGGGATCCCGTTCTGGACCAGGTCCGCGGCGAGGCGAGGGTCCGCCACCAGGTCGTCCGCGAGCACGACGCACAGCGCGTTCCACCGCCGGACGTCCACGTCGGCGGAGTAGCGGAAGGAGCGGGAAACCCGGATGCCGCCGTCGGTGAGCCCGGCGGACACCGCATCGGACAGCGGTCCGCGCCCGTGCACGCGGATGGTGATCGTGTCCGCGACGGGGGAGGTGCCTGCGACGTCGATGAGACCGGCGCGGTCCAGATCACCGAGCAGTTTCGACACGTCGGTGGGGGCAAGGCCGTACCCGACGGCCGTCCACAGGATGTGCGGCCGCGTGTTCTTGCCGTCGAGCAGCCGGACGACGGCGAGAAGCTGCTCGGTCCGGACTCCGGGTGGTGGGGAGAGGACGAGTGCGCGCTCGGGATCCCAGCCGAACTGCACCCGCCCGTCGGGGCGGACGAGCACGGCGATCCGGGGATCGAGGGTGACACCGACAGGGTGCGGGTGCGAGATGGTCACGCACCGAGGATTCCAGGCCACGACCGGCCGCCGGCCCGGAAAAGGCGAGTTGTCCACAGGCCGAAACGTGGTTCGACCTGCGGACTTCCAGCTACCGCACGATTGGTGCGATCCGGGGTCAGGACTCCGGTTCGTCGTCCTTGCCGGACTTGCCGCGTTCGGCCTCCTCGGCCCGCTCGCGGGCCTCCGTCGCCTCCAGCTGCGCCATCGGATTGTCGAAGTCGCCGCCGTCGCCGCCGCCGAGGACACGTTCGACGAACGCGTCCGGGCTGTCGAGATCGGACGAGTCGGGCAGCAGGTCGGGGTGGGCCCACA from Rhodococcus opacus B4 encodes:
- a CDS encoding DoxX family protein — translated: MQRESLTPRPSQKPALRLAALLLGAGTMHFVAPKFFDSTIPTQLPGDARTYTYVSGVAELAVGTALAVPRTRRLGGGLAALLFVAVFPANINMAVDWLKSPKTTNVQKTGALLRLPLQIPLVTEALKARRQA
- a CDS encoding potassium channel family protein gives rise to the protein MAGRLRERLSRSDTLTDRPDFALVGVLRIPELQTSPARAIYRRVGIALSALALAVLIVYIDRAGYRDAQDNELSLLDCIYYATVSLSTTGYGDITPFTPSARLVNVLLITPLRIFFLIVLVGTTLSALTESSRQAFKIQRWRQHVRNHTVVIGYGTKGRTAIDAMLGDDVPPSEIVVVDTDHAVLDSAASKGLVTVHGSATKSDVLRLAGAQNASAIIVAANRDDTAVLVTLTAREIAPKAKIVAAIRESENTHLLRQSGADSVVVSSETAGRLLGIATKTPSVVEMMEDLLTPEAGFAIAERLVERDEIGGSPRHLADIVLGVVRDGRLIRVGSPEVDSIEENDRLLYIRRVAN
- the nudC gene encoding NAD(+) diphosphatase, whose protein sequence is MTAFRLNDTPLLSRSAVGRAEELRSDTDALRTGWRDALLLRVNHRGQVRVGDDGLVFAEATELGPEPKPGAVFLGIRKDRHVWAVRVQALTGELADLRILGGTLDDADAGVLTGALAMLNWHDSAGFSALDGAASEPTMSGWSRISTSTGHEEFPRTDPAVICLVHDGGDRVLLARQPTWPPRRFSILAGFVEAGESLETCVVREIKEEVGVDVRDVRYLGSQPWPFPRSVMIGFAAVGDPDAPLTFADGEIAEARWFTRDEVRTALELGDWASDTDATLLLPGSISIARGIIESWAAAATES
- a CDS encoding mycoredoxin; the protein is MTATDTPALTIYSTTWCGYCRRLKTQLDESGIGYVEIDIEDDPASAEFVGSVNGGNHVVPTVKFADGSTATNPSLAQVKQLLGV
- a CDS encoding ATP-dependent DNA helicase UvrD2, coding for MMDAMSAAGAAEVTTTGLDPEQSAAVLAPRGPVCVLAGAGTGKTRTITRRIAHLVASGHVAAGQVLAVTFTARAAGEMRGRLRSLGIGDGGAQVQARTFHAAALRQLRYFWPQVVGDTEWRLLDRKFAVVSSAAGRVGLSTSTESIRDLASEIEWAKASLIAPEDYPRAVAKLRREAPVDAAKVAEVYHGYEQLKARGQDGMLLDFDDLLLHTAAALEEHSAVAEEFRDRYRCFVVDEYQDVTPLQQRVLDAWLGERDDLTVVGDANQTIYSFTGATPNYLLDFSRRFPEATVVRLERDYRSTPEVVSMANRVIGAARGRIAGTRLQLIGQRDSGPEPSFVEFDDEPAEAAGVARTIKRLIASGTPAAEIAVLYRINAQSEVHEQALTKLDIPYQVRGGEGFFTRTEVRQAVAALRQAAGRDDLPDAVGADLVTLVRAVLVPLGLTDAEPAGAQARERWASLSALVALTEEQLTQDPELTLDALLRELSLRAEARHPPVVQGVTLASLHAAKGLEWDAVFLVGLTDGTLPIQHVLGDSNSAPDEAAVEEERRLLYVGVTRAREHLQMSWALSRNEGGRKSRRRSRFLHGLIPEDSPASRIAAPVKSNKKRPRCRLCGKPLIGTTATMLGRCEGCPSNVDVELLDSLRSWRLEKSRELKVPAYVVFSDNTLTALAEQRPQDDRGLVAIPGIGAKKLEQFGEDVLGVIKGSGSR
- a CDS encoding WhiB family transcriptional regulator — protein: MRAEENDVSTVTCRGVSETSTATSGFVQIVSARGDLPCRVDDPDLWFADSPTELEQAKALCASCPIRSRCLDAALDRGEPWGVWGGEIFDQGVVIARKRGRGRPRKTPALVCA
- a CDS encoding ABC1 kinase family protein, which translates into the protein MMHDGGVPDIPRRSSARTAKLASIPLGIAGRAAMGFGRKLTGGDRDEIDAQLSARAAEQLFAVLGELKGGAMKLGQALSVMEAAIPEEFAEPYRESLNKLQAQAPPLPARAVHKMLDQQLGTKWRERFQSFDDTPTASASIGQVHRAVWADGRDVAVKVQYPGADEALRADLKTLGRFAGLFASVMPGVDVRPVIDEFTARTEEELDYRIEANNQRRFAKVYDGDPQFAIPHVVASAPKVVVTEWMSAKPLSAIISDGTPEERNTAGALLAEFHFASPARVGLLHCDPHPGNFMLHSDGRLGVIDFGAAAPFPHGLPPVLGAMVRLALHEQFDELTELLHANGFVLPGRTVTDKEIADYLRPVTDPIRTESFHFTRAWLQKAAGSATDFNSAQFRTARALNLPAEYLMIFRVLVGSVGICAQLDAYAPYMAILTRWLPGFADSSGL